From the Papaver somniferum cultivar HN1 chromosome 2, ASM357369v1, whole genome shotgun sequence genome, the window CTACCACCAGATCCTCTTGGAAAGTTAGTACATGAAGATGGTGTACGAGGATTTGGAACTGCTCTCTGTAAGGACTGTGGATGAATTACAAGCTCAATCTTGTTTCTATTTTCAACCTCGTCAGTCTTCTGATTCACATTTTCATTATCCTCAAGGCTACCAGCAATGTTCATGGTCGTCATGGCACTCGATGGACATCTACCACTGTTACCTCTACCAGAGAGATTAGTGCACGGAGAAGGTGAACGAGGATTCGGAAATGTCCTACTTTGTAATGACTCACTACAAAATAGAAGGCCTCTTGGAACGGCCAAAAAGCGTCCCAAGAAGCCCTAAAACCGTCCCAAAAAGCATTTGTGACGGCTTTGTGTCCGTCCCCTATTCTACCGTCACTAATACTTTTTTGTCATACTTTCTCTTAGGGACGGCCTAAAAATAGCCTTAAATTAATTATTCCGTGACCTATAGGGACGGTCAGATCATGAACGTCCTAAATAACAATTTCTAGGGACGGTTTTGGAAAATGGCGGTCCCTAGAAGCCACCTATTTTGTAGTTACTGCTGATAAATTGTAAATTCAAGCTGGTTATTCGAGTCGGTAACGCCTTCATTTTCTGTTTTCATCAATAACAAATCTCTGTCTTCTCGTAATATCCTTATCCCTTCAACATGTTGGGAACTGTTGATGAACAAGAAAATGGATAAGACAGTAAATACGATTACGTTGAGAACATCTCTTCTTTCTTTGATTAGACCCATGTTTGTGAATGACAATATCCTCTTGATGATTGTTTGTTGATACAAGAGAAAAATGAGATTTAAGTGGATATATCTTAGCTCTTTCttctatatttttttcttttttcttggagATGGTTAATATGATAGGGAAATTATAGGTTTATGAATATATATTTTAGTTCTCTCTATATTTTTTGGTTAATTACGATGATGTTGGAATATAATGAGATATGTGGGAGTATTTATAGGATTTTGTCATTTGAGCTTTACAATGTTGACTTGGTCAAACATAAAGTTGTTGTTGAAGGATTGTGGGATGTGTTGAAATTGAATTAGTTTTAGGATTTCAAATTTGAATCAAATACACGGATCCTTGAACAGAATTTTCTTCTACCAACCAACAACAGAGTCTTACCGTTTCAACCCAATTTAAGAGAGATAGATTTTGAGTTGTTTGTTGCATGCAAAGATGTAACTCTCACAAGTGGTGGGTGTTCGGGGAACTAGGATCACTCGTTGTGGAGGAGTCAGGATTTGAAGATAAACTTAGGCAAACAAACAAAAGAAGACAAAAAGATAATTTGggagattcttttttttttttagctcgAGCAGTTTCTCCCACTTGTCCTATATTTCCCATATTTCACTAGGAATCGTTACACCGAACCTAAACCATTCATTTTTAGTCAGATATTCTTCATGCCCCGTGAGTTAGCCGCTTTACTATGGTCATGCCTGTTGATGCTCCTGGACTGCAGAGATCGAAAGTGCAGCACAAGGTCCTTGCACAAGGAAGCAAAACACTATTCTCTATAACGGTTGACTTTGGTTAATTTTCAGCAGCGCGTTTAAGCAATTACCAACGATTTTCTTTTCATATACTAATAATTAACATTATATGCATGAAAATTGTGTTATAAATGCACTTTTAAAGTACTAAGTACTTTGAATAAGAACAAATTAAAATTtgtcaagaaaaagaaaagttcaaCTCACAAGATTGACGGAAGTCAGacaaaaaagaattcaaaaattaGGCGCAACTTAAGTGGATGTTTACACTTTGCCGGGAAAAAGAGACACACCAGTTGAAGAAAGCAACTATATATGGAGTGCTTTATTTACTGCGGAGTATAAGAAATTCATGAAAGCTCAAAACTCATTCTCGAGTTTACAAAACCCTTCACATAAGTTATGAGCTTTGATGCTCCCTTTGGGATGTTGCGTCATTGCACGGATTTGCTAGCCTTATTTTTGGGCCTACAAAACATGGTTGAATGTTGTATCTGTATGTATAATGTATTCGTTGAACAAATGACAACATGTTATATGCATCCACTAGACAATATGCTGGATATGCATGTAATGAAAATGGTTGCAAgcataaaataatatacaaaattagCTTTTTGGCCATATAAGGTTCTATGTATGTCTCCAGAAAAATGAACGTATGCATTTGAAAAACTGAGCGGCATGAAGATTAAAAATGGTTTGATAGTTATTCTCAGTTGGTTTTGTGGGTCGGAAGAAAATATCATTGTATTTGGTATGAATTAAGAGGAAAAACAGGAAGAAAACAACTGCCACTCTCAACTCATGTGCCTTAGTAAACATCAACTGTTACACCTAGATGAGTCTTAGAGAATGTGAAATATATCTTTTTCGAAATTTAGGTATTATAGTCACAAGTGATCTTTGAATGTCACATTAACCTAATCCAGGTATTATTTGCCACAAGTGATATCTTTTGGCTGTTAAATAAACCTAATCATATGACAACGACCTTGCAAAGAAAAGTTGGATGTAAAAATGAATATACCGTAATAAACTATGTTTCtatagattttgattttgatgttttCCATAAGCTATGAGGCCATATACTATTTGGTGTGTTATATATGTCAACAGATATACTCGTTCCATAAGCTATGAGGCCATATGCGCCTTAAAAACCACATGACCACTTTTCTGACCTAAGATCTATGTTACGCCGTGCTCATGTTCACAACAGCCATATTATATTGTGTATATCATTGCAAATACGGTCCATAAATAGCCACTATATTTGGACGTTAAACAATCAAACAGTCATCAAATTCTCTTCAGCATCAATACTTCATCCGCTTTAAAGATACTTCAAGTTTTTGCTCTCAGTATCCAGAAACAACACACACAGCTAGATTGTCAGCATGGGTTCATTGGGTTCATTGGTTTCATGTGATCAAGAAGAAGTTCTGATCCAAAATGTTTGTGAGATCTATGACAACCTATCAACCTTACAAAGCCTCAAACCTTCAAAAGATGTCGACACTCTTTTCACTCGACTTGTCCTAACTTGTATGCCACCATCTCcaattgatgtgaccaaattaCCAGGAAAAGTTCAAGGAATCCGTTCCAAACTCATTCGTCTCTGTGGAGAAGCTGAAGGTCTCTTAGAATCACACTTCTCATCTTTATTAGGTTCTTATGATATCCCACTtgatcatattaacatctttccaTACTACACCAATTACATCAAACTTGGCCGTCTTGAATATACTATAATGAGCAATTATATCACAAATGCAAACCCAAGTGACATCGCTTTCATCGGATCCGGACCCCTCCCTCTCACGTCGATAGTATTGGCTTCAAACCACCTGAAAACCACTACGTTTCACAATTATGATATCGACCGATCAGCCAATGCTCTGGCTTCTAACTTGGTAGCTGCAGATCCTGACTTGTCCGAGCGTATGTTATTTCATGATACTGATATCATGGATGTTACTACTGGTTTAAGCGACTATGAAGTCGTTTTCTTAGCTGCTTTGGTTGGTTTGAACAAAGAAGATAAGCGCAAAGTGATTGATCATCTAGCTAAGTATATGGAACCAGGGTCCTTATTAATGTTGAGGAGTGCTCATGGTGCTCGTGGTTTTCTATACCCAATTGTTGAGCCTAGTGATTTACCAGGTTTCGAGGTTCTTGCTGTTTTTCATCCGATGGACGACGTCATAAACTCGGTGATTGTTGCACGTAAAAGTAAGAGTAAGTACCAGTACTAGTCTTCAACATGTGAAAGTGAGAAATGTCCACTTCAATAAAATTCCTATTATGGATGTTGTGAGCGTGTGAGGTGTATGTCCCATTTTAGTTCAATAAAATTATGTTTGATATGTCTTCGGATGCATGGTTTCTAGTGCCACTTTctttggttaataaacatgtttATCTGCTTCTACTTCTAGTCTAGTCCACTCCAGTCAGTGTCATTCAAGCTCCACATAAATATAGTATAGTTCAAACCCAGCAAAGGGGTATTGCACCTACTGTTTCAACTTATGTTGAGATATACCAATTAACTTCTATCTGCCAATTGGCTATCCAACGGATTACTTAAATCAAAAGTCAAAAAATGAATTAGCATACCGAGAATATGGCATATTAGTATTCCACCAATCCAGCCATTTCATTTAGCTCCTGATCAGGagcaggaaaaaaaaagaatcattatCAGAGCCAGGTTTCGATCCTGGGACCTGTGGGTTATGGGCCCACCACGCTTCCGCTGCGCCACTCTGATTTGTTGTTTAAGAATTGAAGATAGGTATGAAGAATTGTTTATCTCAAGCAAAAAGTAAAAACTAAAACATCTGCAGTGGGTACCTTCAGATCAGTGCCATCAATATGTGGTAAAGGACGAGTTTCACCTAAGCTTGTAACGCCAGCTAAAGGGAAATCACTGATGCCAGCAATATGCACCTGCACCTGAAGTAACACAGCTAATTAGTCCATATATTGACGGAACAAAATGCAAGTACAACTTGTGCCAAAAGAAGTAAAGAAAGTGCAAAAAACCAAGGGGAATGGACTAGAACAGTAGTACAACTTTCACAAGGATAATTTTTTACTAATAATCACTATGACCTTTTTTTTGTTCCCATTCTTCCGCTAATGAGCCCTGTCCAGAAGTCCATAAAATTCAACAAATAGGCCGCTCTTTATCTTTATTACCTAAAATGTGCACTGAATATCGTATTTTCAGTACCCTTCTCAATTAAACAAATTTGCACAAGtcaggaaaatatgaaggaaaataaAGACTGCAAAAGTATG encodes:
- the LOC113353604 gene encoding nicotianamine synthase-like; amino-acid sequence: MGSLGSLVSCDQEEVLIQNVCEIYDNLSTLQSLKPSKDVDTLFTRLVLTCMPPSPIDVTKLPGKVQGIRSKLIRLCGEAEGLLESHFSSLLGSYDIPLDHINIFPYYTNYIKLGRLEYTIMSNYITNANPSDIAFIGSGPLPLTSIVLASNHLKTTTFHNYDIDRSANALASNLVAADPDLSERMLFHDTDIMDVTTGLSDYEVVFLAALVGLNKEDKRKVIDHLAKYMEPGSLLMLRSAHGARGFLYPIVEPSDLPGFEVLAVFHPMDDVINSVIVARKSKSKYQY